The DNA segment AAGGGCAGGCCGCCCGGGTCTTCGCCGCGGTCGCGCAGGGTGAAGGCGGCGTCGAATACTTGGTGGCCGAGGGAGCCGGCCACCCACGAGGTGCCTTCCCGGAAGGAGCGCGACGACAGGGCGTGACGGTTGAATAGATCGAGCAGGCAGGACATTGCCTCTGGCGAGAGCACCAGGCCGTAGGGTGCCTCCGGCAGAGAAGAGGACGTTGCCCGGGAGCTTCCCCGACGGCCGCGGGCGCGCTCCAGGGTGTCGCCGCCGTCGAGCTTTGCCAGGCGTCGGGCGGATGATGCGGCGCGGCCGGCGGTGGCCTGTTGGCCGCTGGTGACTCGCAGGGTGGCGCCGGTGACCTCCGCCCGGCGCCGCAGGCCGCGGCTGTTGGCGACCACCGAGCGCACTTCGACGGTTTCGAGGTCGGCCTGTTCGTCGCTCTCCAGCCGCTGGCCGAGAACCGCATCGAGATCCGGGCGGTCCGGCGCGGCGATGGCCGGGTCCCAGCTTTCTTGGTGGGCTTTGGCGTCCCTGCCGCGCTTGGAGATCGGCCTCACGTCGCGGCCGTCCGGCTGCAGGCGGGCGAGGCCCAGGGCCTCACGCACGGCGCTGGCCAGCTCCCCGGGGGTGGCGAAGGCGGTGCGGTAGGAGCCGTGGCGCCCGCGCTCGTTGATGCGCACGATCACCGTGCGGGAGTGCCGCGCCCCGGGGGAGGTGTCCGCCGAACCGTCAGCGTTCGAGACCGTCGTGCGGTGACGGGCTTCCAGCCAGGCGATCTCCGTCTCGTCGGCCGGCGAGGCTTCGAGGGTGCGATCAATGCGCTGCTGAATCTCGGCCAGGGCGAGGAGCTCGTCGGACTGCACGAAGGCGAGCTTAGCAGTGTCTCTCGGGCCACCGGCGACCGGCCGAGGCGCCTCGGCGGGCCGGTTCCGGTGGGCGGCTGCCGCCTTGGCTAGGTCCTGGCGCCTTCTTCCTTGGGCCACGCGTCTTCGGACAGAGTCTTGCCGGTTTCGAGCAGCGTCTTGAGGTTGCAAGCGACCGCCGGCCAGCCTGTGGTCACGTCCAGGTGCATGTCCGATCCGGCCTCCAGGTCGCTGTGGGTGATGGTCAGCCGGGTGTCCGGTCCGAGGGCCTCGATCAGATAGGTGACCCGCGAGACCTTGTTTGCGTCCTCGGCGTCCTTCGGGGCCGCCCAGGTGACGACCAGCTTGCGCGGCGGCTCGATTTCGATCACTTCGCCGACGATGTCGACGATGCCGGAACCATCCGGCCGCTGGTGCTTCCAGCTCGCGCCGACGGTCCAGTCGGATACGTTGTGGCGGCCCCAGTACTGTTGGGTGAGGTCGTGGTCCATCAGCCCGCTCCAGACGCGCTGGGCGTCGGCGGCAATGTAGGCGACGTAGACGAAGTCAGGGGCTTTCTCACTGGTTTCGGTTGCCGGCACGGTCTTCTCCTGATGACGTTTTGTGAGTGGAGGGACGGGGGGAAGCCGAGCTTCGGGCTGCGGACTCCAGCTGTTCCTTGAAATCGACGATGGCGTCCAGCCGTACATCTTCGAATTTCCCGACCCAGCGCCGGACGATCTCGGCGATCGGCACCGGATTGAGGTAGTGCAGCTTCTCGCGGCCGCGGCGCACGGAAGTGACCAGATGGGCCCCTTCGAGGATGCCCAGGTGCTTGGCGACCGCCTGCCGGGACATCGGCAGCCCGTCGCTCAACTCCCTCAGGGTTTGCCCGTTGCGCGCATACAGGCGGTCGAGCAGGCGGCGGCGGCTCACGTCGGCCAGGGCGCGGAAGACGTCGGACATGGCGAAATGATAGGTAACCATTTGATTGCATGTCAAGAGTGCAGAACCGATCGTCGATGGCTTGTCCTTTGCACAGGTAGGGGTCAGAATGCGGTCCGTGATGAAGACCATGAAACGACAAGTCCTTGCCCCGCTTAGCCTCTCGCTCTTCGCCCTGCTGATGATCGGGCGGGTTACCGGTACGCCGACGGCCCGAGCAGAGGACACCGCCGACCTCATTTTGGATCGCGGGGTGTTCTATCCGGTGGTGCCGCGGGAACCGGTGGCAGGCAGCCTAGCGGTGCGCGACGGGCGCATCGTCTATCTCGGTCCCGCCGCGGGAGCCGGCGCTCTGCGCGGGGACGACACCGAGGTGGTCGATCTCGCCGGGAGGGTGGTGATCCCGGGTCTGATCGATGCCCATTCGCACCTGGCCGCCCTCGGGGCGGCTCTGGTGCAGGTCGACCTGATGGGCGCGCCGACCTTTGAAGAGGTGGTGACCCGCATCGTGCGGGCGGCCGAGGGTCTCGCCCCCGGCGAGTGGGTATTCGGCCGCGGATGGGACCAGAACCTGTGGCCCGGCAAGGCCTTCCCGCACCATCGGGCTTTGAGCGCCGCGGTGCCGGATCACCCCGTGTGGGTCAACCGGGTGGACGGACACGCCGCCTTGCTGAACGCCCGGGCGATGAGTGAGCTGGAGATTCCAGCGGACGTCGTGGATCCCTCCGGCGGTCGGTTCCTGCGCGACGACGCGGGCGCCCTGACCGGGGTATTGATCGACAACGCCATGGATCTTCCGCGCGGCAATTTGCCGGCGCCTTCGGACGAAGAACTGCGCCGCCGCATTCGCCGCGCCGCCGACACCTGCGTCGCCCTCGGCTTGACCACCGTCACCGACATGGGGGTGGGAGATCCGACCATCGAGGCCTATCGGGCGTTGGCCGAAGCCGGCGAGCTACCGCTGCGGGCGGCGCTCTTCCTAGGTGACTTCGATGAGCTCCTCGACGCCTGGTTTGAACGTGGGCCGTGGATCGACCCGCAGGGCCGGGTGACGGTGCGCGGCATCAAGCTCTACGCCGACGGTGCCCTGGGCAGCCGAGGCGCCGCCCTGATCGAGCCCTACAGCGACGACGAGGGCAACCTGGGCCTGCTCACCGCCACCGGCGATCATCTGCTGGAGGTGGCGAAGCGGGCGCTCGAAACGGGCTTCCAGGTGGGCATCCACGCCATCGGCGATCGCGGCAACCTGGTCACTTTGGATGCCCTCGAAGCGGCCTTCGGTGAGCCGCGGCCGGAGGCGCGCTTCCGCATCGAGCACGCGCAGGTGATGCGCCTGGCGGACATCGAGCGCATGGCGCGCCTCGGCGTGATCGCTTCCATGCAGCCGACCCACGCCACCAGCGACATGCCCTGGGCCGGCGATCGCGTGGGGCCGCGGCGCCTGGCCGGCGCCTATGCCTGGCGCAAGGTGCTCGACGCCGGCGGCCGACTCGCCTTCGGTAGCGACTTTCCGGTGGAGCGTCCGGATCCGCGCCTCGGCCTGTACTCGGCCCTCACCCGACAGGACCTCGACGGCCAGCCCGCCGGCGGCTGGCTGCCGGGGGAGCGGCTGACCTGGCCGGAAACTCTCCAAGCCTTCACCCTCGACGCCGCGTATTCCCTCTTCTTGGAAGACGAGATCGGTTCTCTGGAGATTGGCAAGCGGGCCGACCTGGTGGTGTTCGAAGGCGATCCCGGCCGTCTTTCGCCGACCGCGATTCCGACCCTCGCCGTGGACCTGGCGGTGGTCGACGGCGAAGTGGTCTATCGACGGGAGGAGTCCATTCCGTGAATCCAAAGTCCTTGCGCCCGAAGATCCTCCGTAGCGCCTCCCTCGCCGCTCTGCTGGCGGTGATGGCGATCACCTTGCCGGCGGCGAAGTCGCTGGCGCAGGACGAGTCTCTCCCGGATCTCCGGCGCTCGATGGTGGACGAAATTCGGACACGCGGGGTCGCCGATTCCCGAGTGCTCGATGCGATGGTCGCGGTGCCGCGCCACGATTTCGTGCCGGCATCCCAGCGCCCGAAGGCCTACGAGGACAGCACCCTGTCCCTCGGCCACGGCCAGACCGTGTACCAGCCCTACATCGTGGCGCTGATGACGGAACTGCTGGATCTCGGCCCGAGCGACAAGGTGCTGGAAATCGGCACCGGCTCCGGTTACCACACGGCGGTGCTGTCGCGCGTTGCCGGCCGGGTGTACTCGATGGAGATCATCGAGCAGTTCGCCCGCGACGCCCGCCGGCGCCTCGACCGCCTCGGCTACAACAATGTCGAAGTGCGGGCCGGCGACGGCTACCAGGGCTGGCCCGAGGCGGCGCCTTTCGACGCCATCATCCTGACGGCGGCGCCACCGGAGTTGCCTCAGTCCCTCGTCGACCAGCTACGGGTGGGCGGCAAGATGGTGGCGCCGGTGGGGGAGTTCTTCCAGGACCTACGGGTGATCAAGAAAACCCGCGACGGTATCGAGACGGAGAGCGTCATTCCGGTACGTCTCCAGCCCATGGAGCGGCAGGAGAACCGCTCTCTCGTGCCCCCCTGACCGCCGGACGGACGACGTCCTATCCCCATAGAGGGGGAGGGCGCAACTGCTGGACGGGCATCGAGCCGTCCCCCTGAAACCCTTTTTGAGGCGCATCGGAATCCGGCGGCGGCCGCGCTGGCCGAAGAAGACCTCTTTCCGAGTGAGGCGCGATGCCCTCGGGATCAGTACCTTGGTCCGGCAGCGGCGCAGAGGGTGGAGTGTCCGACTGGAGGTAGTCCGTCAGCGACGCGATGACCTCTTGGTGGAAGTCACCCAGCTGCTGCCCGGTGGGCACCCAATCGAGGGCTGCCTGCCAGCTTCCTTCGGCCGGGCCTGCACCATAGCCGAGAGTCCGCCACAGGCGCTCCGCCGTCTCCGGCATGAGAGGCGCGGCGACCAAACCCAGGACCTTGACGGCTAGAAGTTCCAGGGCTACGGCGGTACGCCACTCCTCGCTGCGGCTCGGTACTTCAGCCCACTCCGTTTGGCCCTGGCCGAAGCGGCGTCCCTCGCGCACGATCTCACTCATCACCACCACTGCCCGCTGGGGTGAAAAGGTTTCGTCTCCCCAGGCGCCGGCGGCGTCTTCGACCAGGGCTTCAAGGCGGCGGTAGAAGCGCCGCTGCTCCAGCGTCCACTCGCCGGCGCCGGGGACCTTCGACCCGAGGCGGGTGGCGCGTTCGGCCACACCGTCGAGCCACGACTGCCAGTGTCCGGCAAGTTCGTCGTCGAGGGCTTGGCGGAACTCCTCGAGGGTGAAGTCGGTCTCTTCCCGCTCCGGCGCGGTACGGGCCAGGTAATAGCGCACCGCGTCGCGTGGCGCTTCGGCGAGCAGATCGCGGGCGAGAATGCGGTGGCCGCGACTGGTGGAGAACTTGAGGTTCGCCAGGCGATAAAACTCGTTGTTCAGATAGGCCGCCGGAAGCTGGAGTTCCGGATCCCAGGCTTTGAGGAGCGCCGGGATGAAGAGCGCGTAGTAGAAGCTGTTGTCGAAGCCGAAGCACTGCACCACCCGGCCGGAGTCGCTCTTCCAGTGCGTTGTCCAGGCATCGGCCGGTTCTCCCCGGGCGGTCAGCACCTCTTTACTGTAGGCGATATAGCGCGGCGCCATTTCGAGCCAGACGTAGATGCGGTGGTCTTCCCAGCCGTCGATGGGCACTTCGATGCCCCAGTCCGTCGGATGGGTGACGGCCAGATCCGGCAGGCCGTCCGCCAGGATCGCCGCGCAGAAGCTCGCCAGGCGGCCGCCCATGGAGACGGTGCGCAGGTGGGTGCGCAGGGTTTCCGAGTGGCGGGACAGGGGAAAGACCAGGCGGCTGATCGGCACGCGAATGGGTGTCGCACCGCAAAGGTTGCAGGCGGGGTCCAGCAGATCCGGGCCGTCGTGGACCCGGCCACAGTCCTCACAGGTGTGGCCCACCATGGCGCTCTTGCAGTGCGGACAGCTCCCCTTGAGGAATGCCTCCCACAGGTATCGGTCACAGTGCGGACACCAGGGACACTCCGTCAGCCGCTCCTCCAGGTGGCCCGCCTTCCAGAGGTCCCGGACGAAGCTCTGTACCGTCGTGATGTGGTGGTCTGACCGCTGGGGCGAAGGGAAGGCGGCCAGGTCGATTCCCGCCGCCTGCAGGGTCTCTTCGATCGCCGTGGCGTAGAGGTCCGCCGTTGCCGCCGGATCGCGGTCGATGCGCCGCCCTTCGGCTTCGACGAAGATCGAATAGTCGTCGCTGCCGGTGACGAAGGTGGCGTCGATGCCGCGCAGGCGGAGAAACCGAGCGTGGACGTCGCCGGCCAGATACGGACCCGAAAGGTGCCCCAGATGGAGATCGCCGTTGGGGGTCGGCGGGGCGGCGGTGACCAGGGCTCGGTCGATCGCCGCTGGGGTCTCCTCGTTTGCACCCAGACCGGCCGCGCCTAAGCCGGCCGCGCCTAAGCCGGCCGCACCCTTGCCGGTCCAGGTGGCACGGTCTTCCCACCACACGGTGAGAAACACCAGCTCCTCGCTGTCGGAGGGGTTGGTCAGCCGATGGTTGTCGAAGGGGCGGTGAAAGGTGACGTCTCCGGGGGAGACTTCGAAGCGATCGTCGCCCACCTGCATCCTGCCGGCACCGCGGAAGATGAAGAAGGATTCGAGTTCCTGGTGGGCATTGGCCTGGGTGGATTCGCCCGGTGCGAGCACCGCCCAGGCAGCGCCAAAGGGTGGCTCGTCCACCACCCCCTGCCAGGGGTAGATCATTTGCAGGTCGACGTTGTAGGCGTGGACGAAGGATGCCGGATCGAGGCGGCGAACGACTTTGGAGTGGGGGCGGACGGCGGAAAAGGTCACGGCGAGAGACCTCCTGCTCTGGAATACCGGAGGCGGCCTGCACCACCTCCGAATGGCTGAGGGATTCGACGAAAGGCCGGCGGCCAGAGGCCGGCCGCCGGCGGATTCGTCGAGCACCGGTCAGTGGTTGCGGCGTTCTTCGATGTAGGCCCACAAGGCGCTCTTGAAGAACCGCCGCTTCTCGTGGCGATCGAGAACGCCGGCCCGCCTTAGATCGACGAGGGACCGGACCACGCAGCTCACATAGCGTCCGAAGCGCGGCTCGTCGAAGCGGCAGGGAATCTCCGGGAAGATGATCCGCTCGCCCGGTCGCACGTAGTGGAGACGATTGACTACGCCGCCCGGCCACAGCACGTCAACGGTGCCCCACCGGGCGTCGCCCATGCCGAAATGGGCGCTGAGCGAGTCCTGCGACGAGTAGCTCGAACCGCCGACGATGGGGCGTAAGGCGGTCGCGCCGCCGTGCGGTGTGAAGGACACCACCGCGCCGATGCCGTCGCGGTTGACGCTGCCTTTGCGGGTCAGGTCGATCGTGCCGAGGGTGGTGATGTCCGCCCAACCGTTGCCGTTGTCGCCGCTCGAGATCTCCACCGCCAGGGTGCCGTCCACCAGGGTCGGGTCGGTGTAGGTCTGGAACCCCGGATTGGAGCTGCCGGAGAAGGCCAACTCGATCCCTGCGACGTCGTCGAAGGGTGATCCGAAAGGCCCGATGACCGCCGAGAAGAGGAGGAAGATCTGCTCGACGACGTCGAAATTCGACACCGAGACGATGTCCTCGAAGCCGTCCCCGTTGAGGTCGCCTACGGCCACCCCCTGCACCGTGCGCTTGTAGTGCTCGGTGGCGAAGGCGCCGGAGTCCCAGGAGAATGTTCCGGAGCAGTTGCCGTCGTTCTTCAGCAGGACGCCGGGGTTGTCCTCGACGATCAGGGAGAACAGGTCGACGCCGCCGTGGTAGACGATGTCGCTGTCGCCGTCGTTGTCATAGTCGAAGATCGAAGTTCCCCAGCCGAAGGGGGTCATCGCCAGGTCTCCGACGCCCGGATCCGAAAAGGTGCCGTCGTCGTTGCCGAAGAACCAGCGCGAGGGCTGGCCGCCGGGTCCCAGGTAACCGAGGTTGGTGGAGAAGAAGTCGAGGTTGCCGTCGCAGTTCAGGTCGCCGAAGTCGAGACCCATCCAGCCGCCGAAAATGTCGAGGCCCACCTGCAGGGTGATGTCCGTGAAGCGGCCGGTGCCGTCGTTCTGGAAGATGCGGTTGTAGCCGCGCTCCTCGGAGGCGTCCTGCGGCGCGCCGCCCTGATTGTCGGCGGAGACGATGTCCTGGTCGCCGTCGAGATCGATGTCGACC comes from the Acidobacteriota bacterium genome and includes:
- a CDS encoding metallopeptidase TldD-related protein, whose amino-acid sequence is MQSDELLALAEIQQRIDRTLEASPADETEIAWLEARHRTTVSNADGSADTSPGARHSRTVIVRINERGRHGSYRTAFATPGELASAVREALGLARLQPDGRDVRPISKRGRDAKAHQESWDPAIAAPDRPDLDAVLGQRLESDEQADLETVEVRSVVANSRGLRRRAEVTGATLRVTSGQQATAGRAASSARRLAKLDGGDTLERARGRRGSSRATSSSLPEAPYGLVLSPEAMSCLLDLFNRHALSSRSFREGTSWVAGSLGHQVFDAAFTLRDRGEDPGGLPFPFDLFGARKRNLDLVVDGVVRNPAVDHALAPVLGRPVTPLAVSSDDAFGTHLFLEAGALEDAQLAESVGEGLWVGWLDGVECWDPATLAFRARARGVRRIRDGVRGEAVGELLWEDRLSRLFSRIAGIGRRTVCLAMGDDALGAIVTPAVSFPEAMGVVGNG
- a CDS encoding SRPBCC family protein, with protein sequence MPATETSEKAPDFVYVAYIAADAQRVWSGLMDHDLTQQYWGRHNVSDWTVGASWKHQRPDGSGIVDIVGEVIEIEPPRKLVVTWAAPKDAEDANKVSRVTYLIEALGPDTRLTITHSDLEAGSDMHLDVTTGWPAVACNLKTLLETGKTLSEDAWPKEEGART
- a CDS encoding metalloregulator ArsR/SmtB family transcription factor, translating into MSDVFRALADVSRRRLLDRLYARNGQTLRELSDGLPMSRQAVAKHLGILEGAHLVTSVRRGREKLHYLNPVPIAEIVRRWVGKFEDVRLDAIVDFKEQLESAARSSASPRPSTHKTSSGEDRAGNRNQ
- a CDS encoding amidohydrolase, with the protein product MKRQVLAPLSLSLFALLMIGRVTGTPTARAEDTADLILDRGVFYPVVPREPVAGSLAVRDGRIVYLGPAAGAGALRGDDTEVVDLAGRVVIPGLIDAHSHLAALGAALVQVDLMGAPTFEEVVTRIVRAAEGLAPGEWVFGRGWDQNLWPGKAFPHHRALSAAVPDHPVWVNRVDGHAALLNARAMSELEIPADVVDPSGGRFLRDDAGALTGVLIDNAMDLPRGNLPAPSDEELRRRIRRAADTCVALGLTTVTDMGVGDPTIEAYRALAEAGELPLRAALFLGDFDELLDAWFERGPWIDPQGRVTVRGIKLYADGALGSRGAALIEPYSDDEGNLGLLTATGDHLLEVAKRALETGFQVGIHAIGDRGNLVTLDALEAAFGEPRPEARFRIEHAQVMRLADIERMARLGVIASMQPTHATSDMPWAGDRVGPRRLAGAYAWRKVLDAGGRLAFGSDFPVERPDPRLGLYSALTRQDLDGQPAGGWLPGERLTWPETLQAFTLDAAYSLFLEDEIGSLEIGKRADLVVFEGDPGRLSPTAIPTLAVDLAVVDGEVVYRREESIP
- a CDS encoding protein-L-isoaspartate(D-aspartate) O-methyltransferase → MNPKSLRPKILRSASLAALLAVMAITLPAAKSLAQDESLPDLRRSMVDEIRTRGVADSRVLDAMVAVPRHDFVPASQRPKAYEDSTLSLGHGQTVYQPYIVALMTELLDLGPSDKVLEIGTGSGYHTAVLSRVAGRVYSMEIIEQFARDARRRLDRLGYNNVEVRAGDGYQGWPEAAPFDAIILTAAPPELPQSLVDQLRVGGKMVAPVGEFFQDLRVIKKTRDGIETESVIPVRLQPMERQENRSLVPP
- a CDS encoding class I tRNA ligase family protein, with product MTFSAVRPHSKVVRRLDPASFVHAYNVDLQMIYPWQGVVDEPPFGAAWAVLAPGESTQANAHQELESFFIFRGAGRMQVGDDRFEVSPGDVTFHRPFDNHRLTNPSDSEELVFLTVWWEDRATWTGKGAAGLGAAGLGAAGLGANEETPAAIDRALVTAAPPTPNGDLHLGHLSGPYLAGDVHARFLRLRGIDATFVTGSDDYSIFVEAEGRRIDRDPAATADLYATAIEETLQAAGIDLAAFPSPQRSDHHITTVQSFVRDLWKAGHLEERLTECPWCPHCDRYLWEAFLKGSCPHCKSAMVGHTCEDCGRVHDGPDLLDPACNLCGATPIRVPISRLVFPLSRHSETLRTHLRTVSMGGRLASFCAAILADGLPDLAVTHPTDWGIEVPIDGWEDHRIYVWLEMAPRYIAYSKEVLTARGEPADAWTTHWKSDSGRVVQCFGFDNSFYYALFIPALLKAWDPELQLPAAYLNNEFYRLANLKFSTSRGHRILARDLLAEAPRDAVRYYLARTAPEREETDFTLEEFRQALDDELAGHWQSWLDGVAERATRLGSKVPGAGEWTLEQRRFYRRLEALVEDAAGAWGDETFSPQRAVVVMSEIVREGRRFGQGQTEWAEVPSRSEEWRTAVALELLAVKVLGLVAAPLMPETAERLWRTLGYGAGPAEGSWQAALDWVPTGQQLGDFHQEVIASLTDYLQSDTPPSAPLPDQGTDPEGIAPHSERGLLRPARPPPDSDAPQKGFQGDGSMPVQQLRPPPLWG
- a CDS encoding VCBS repeat-containing protein, which translates into the protein MIRKTAWLFATALCGVPLAALADGGVTFQDIAADDGAGITYRRAPSARITQRDAAVALSPIPLADFRDIRTNLTPQKGRGNPGVVLFDFDRDGDEDIYVTNGPGVDNSLYVNQLEETGAVTFVDVGGAAGVGAFGQDSAGACAGDIDNDGDQDLLVLGSGEGSRLFENQSDGTFLDITDLSGVGNVARWSTGCSFGDIDNDGLLDVVVANTYDNWNHRIPVFTIGPTYDGMEHNELYLNLGGNTFEDVSASSGIQNVSNMPDAAFSWAIAMVDIDLDGDQDIVSADNQGGAPQDASEERGYNRIFQNDGTGRFTDITLQVGLDIFGGWMGLDFGDLNCDGNLDFFSTNLGYLGPGGQPSRWFFGNDDGTFSDPGVGDLAMTPFGWGTSIFDYDNDGDSDIVYHGGVDLFSLIVEDNPGVLLKNDGNCSGTFSWDSGAFATEHYKRTVQGVAVGDLNGDGFEDIVSVSNFDVVEQIFLLFSAVIGPFGSPFDDVAGIELAFSGSSNPGFQTYTDPTLVDGTLAVEISSGDNGNGWADITTLGTIDLTRKGSVNRDGIGAVVSFTPHGGATALRPIVGGSSYSSQDSLSAHFGMGDARWGTVDVLWPGGVVNRLHYVRPGERIIFPEIPCRFDEPRFGRYVSCVVRSLVDLRRAGVLDRHEKRRFFKSALWAYIEERRNH